The DNA region AAGGTGCAAGGATAAACATTGACCACTTTGAGGAGATTTCAGACCTTGAAAAGGTGGCTGACGAGCTGGGAGTCAAGGTTAAAGCCGGTATAAGGCTCAACATGGATACTGGCATATACCCCCAATGGAGCAGGTTCGGCTTTAACCTTGAGAACGGTCAAGCCCTGGATGCTGTAAAGAGGATTGCTGCTGGCGGCAAAATAGAGCTTGTTGGCCTTCACTGTCACATTGGAACCTTTATCTTGGAACCAAGCGCCTACGAGAAAGAAGTAAAGAAGATGGTTGAGTTTGCCTACAGGGTTGAGGATGAGTTTGGATTTAAGATTGAGTACATTGACATCGGTGGAGGTTTTCCATCAAGAAACCGTTTAAGGGGTGTTTACCTTCCGCCTGAGCTGGCCGTTCCCACGATAGATGAATTTGCAGAAAGAATTGCAAGCGCTCTCCTTTCAAGCCTTCGTCCCGGCGACTACCCAAAACTCATTTTGGAAAGTGGTAGAGCAATCGTTGACGAGGCTGGTTTTCTAATAACTACCGTCCACGCTTCTAAACGCATGCCAGACGGCAGGAAGGCCTACGTACTTGATGCCGGCGTTAACGTCCTCTTCACGGCCTTCTGGTACCACTTTAAGATTGAAGTTGACAAGGAGGTTGCTGGTCCTTTAGAGCCCTGCATTCTTTACGGGCCACTCTGTATGAACATAGACGTTGTTGACGATACTGTTTACCTTCCTCCCCTACCAAGGGGAACTCGCCTCATTCTTTCCCCGGTTGGAGCCTACAACGTTACCCAGTGGATGCAGTTTATCCGCTATAGACCTGCTGTAGTACTGATTGGTGAGAAGGGAGAGGTTGAGCTAATCCGTGAAAGGGAAGACTTATCTGACATCGTGGGGAGGGAGAGACTACCTGAGAGGTTAAGGCTCTCATGGGAGTGAAAAAGTACGCTCTTCCTATCCTGCGGAGTTACTCGGCAGTTCTCTTTAACTCAAGCACTAAGGGTGGAGCTCTCCTGCTCCTCCTTACCTTTTTAAACCCCAACCTTGGAATCGGCGGTTTTACGGCCGTAGTTTCTGCCTACGCCTTTGCAAAACTTGTTGGCTTTAAGGATGAGTTCCTGAGGCTTGACTACTACATTTACAACCCTCTCCTTGTTGGCCTCTCCTTGGGTTACCTATTTAAAGTAAACCTTTTGAGCCTCTTTTTCTTCTCAATAGCCGGCGTTCTTACGTTTCTCCTTACGTATACCCTCTCTTCTCTCTTTTCCTACTACTTAAAACTTCCCGTTTTAAGCGTTCCTTTTGTTGTAGCGAGCTCTCTCCTATATTTGGCCTCTTCTAAGTTTTCTAACCTCTTTGTAGGTAGCCTCTATCCCCACTCTTTTTTCTTTCCTCTTGAGCTCCCCGGTATCTTAGCGGGTTACTTAAAGTCCTTAGGAGCTATTTTCTTTATGCCGAACGTTTTTGCTGGAGCTGTTATTTTCCTCCTGCTCCTTTTCATCTCGCGGATTCTTACCTTTCTTTCAGTTCTCGGGTATCTATGCGGTATTTTCACAAAAGCTCTCTTTGTAGGTTCTTTCTACTCTGCAGTCTCTGATACCTCCTCTTTCAACTACATCCTAACCTCAATGGCAGTTGGTGGAGTTTTCCTTATTCCGTCAATCAGGAGCTACAAGTTCGCTATTCTTTCAGCAGTTCTGTCTGTTCCAGTTGTTGAGGGTGCAAAGGTTTTCTGGGAAAGCTATGGACTTCCGGTCTTTGCACTGCCCTTCAACGTTACTACACACCTGCTCCTTTACGTTCTCCTCTCTGTGAGCTACTTTTACGTTACGAAAATCTACAAAGGGACTCCTGAAAGGACTCTTGACTACTACCTGACCGTTTCAAAGAGGTTCCCGTTTACAGGAAGAGAGGTAGCTCTCCCTTTTTCTGGAGAGTGGACTGTTTGGCAATCCTTTGATGGTGAGTGGACCCACAAGGGTTCTTGGAAGTACGCCGTTGACTTTGTTATAACGGATGAGGAGGGGAAAACCTATAAAAATCAAGGTATCTACCTTACCGATTACTACGCTTTTGGAAAACCCGTTCTCTCTCCAGTAGAGGGACAGGTGGTTGCTGTGGTTAACTCGCTTCCTGATAACCCTCCCGGTCAGGCAGATAAAGAGAATAACTGGGGTAATTACGTTGTCATTTACGATAAAAGAGGTTTTTACGTTCTCCTTGCTCACTTTAAGCAAAACTCTATAAAGGTGAAGGTGGGGGATTACGTTGTAAAGGGAGCTCTTCTTGGACTCTGCGGTAACTCCGGTTACTCTCCTCAACCTCACATTCACATTCACGTTCAAGCTTTACCAGAGCCGGGTTCTCCGACGCTTCCTTTTAGTTTCTCCTCTTACATTTCTAACGGAGTCTTTAAGGATACCGGTGTTCCGAAAGTGGGAGAGAAATTAGAGCCTGTATTCCCTGATAAAGGTCTTAGGAACAGACTAAACCTTCTTATAGACCAGCGTATGGAGTTTGTAGTAAGAGAAAACAGCGAAAGAAAGGAGTTTTCCGTTACCGTGAAAATGGCTCCAGACGGTACTTTTTACTTAACAGACGGAGCTTCTAAACTTTACTTTGGAATAAAGAACTCAACCTTTTACTTCTACCACTTTGAGGGAAACTTGAACTCTCCACTTAAATACTTCTTCTTTGCTGCTCCTAAGATTCCTTTGATTTCTGGAAAAATAATGAGGTGGGAGGATTACCTGCCTCTTATGACACTTTCGTCAGAGCTTAGGAGGGAGCTCTACCTCTTTCTCTCATCTTTTAAACACAGCCTCTTTGAAGTTAAAGTGGAAAGCCGTTTTTCTTCCGAAAACAAGGTAGAGTCTGATATATTTCTGCCTGAAGGTAGGCTCTCTGCTGCCTTGGAGATTTCAGAAGATTTTGGTTTTGAAAAGGTTACTTTTGGGGAAAACGTAACGATTGAGAGGAGGAGAGGTGATGAGGAAACTGCTTTTAGCGTGTAGTGCCTTTTTGCTGGGCCTTTCTGAGGCAAATGCTCAGGAGGTAAAACTTACAGGTTATGAGGCCTTTTACGGAACTTACATCAACTACAGCGGCTCTGACGTTAAGGACAAGGGGGAATCTGCCACCGGCTACTTGGCCCTTACAATGGGGCAGGATACCCTTCAGCTTGGGATTTCGCTTACCCGAATTAGCTATAAGAACGACCAGCCTGACTTAGACCAGCAGGACTTTACAGTCGCCT from Phorcysia thermohydrogeniphila includes:
- a CDS encoding urea transporter — encoded protein: MGVKKYALPILRSYSAVLFNSSTKGGALLLLLTFLNPNLGIGGFTAVVSAYAFAKLVGFKDEFLRLDYYIYNPLLVGLSLGYLFKVNLLSLFFFSIAGVLTFLLTYTLSSLFSYYLKLPVLSVPFVVASSLLYLASSKFSNLFVGSLYPHSFFFPLELPGILAGYLKSLGAIFFMPNVFAGAVIFLLLLFISRILTFLSVLGYLCGIFTKALFVGSFYSAVSDTSSFNYILTSMAVGGVFLIPSIRSYKFAILSAVLSVPVVEGAKVFWESYGLPVFALPFNVTTHLLLYVLLSVSYFYVTKIYKGTPERTLDYYLTVSKRFPFTGREVALPFSGEWTVWQSFDGEWTHKGSWKYAVDFVITDEEGKTYKNQGIYLTDYYAFGKPVLSPVEGQVVAVVNSLPDNPPGQADKENNWGNYVVIYDKRGFYVLLAHFKQNSIKVKVGDYVVKGALLGLCGNSGYSPQPHIHIHVQALPEPGSPTLPFSFSSYISNGVFKDTGVPKVGEKLEPVFPDKGLRNRLNLLIDQRMEFVVRENSERKEFSVTVKMAPDGTFYLTDGASKLYFGIKNSTFYFYHFEGNLNSPLKYFFFAAPKIPLISGKIMRWEDYLPLMTLSSELRRELYLFLSSFKHSLFEVKVESRFSSENKVESDIFLPEGRLSAALEISEDFGFEKVTFGENVTIERRRGDEETAFSV
- a CDS encoding alanine racemase; this encodes MKKRYEKPVIFKLKTGLMNKFGKSTLPYGRRVRREIDGVPIEELVKEFGSPLFVFSEKRLRQKFREVKNAFTLRYPNVEFSWSYKTNYLDAICAILHSEGETAEVVSEFEYEKARRLGVPGEKIIYNGPYKPIDSLRTAVKEGARINIDHFEEISDLEKVADELGVKVKAGIRLNMDTGIYPQWSRFGFNLENGQALDAVKRIAAGGKIELVGLHCHIGTFILEPSAYEKEVKKMVEFAYRVEDEFGFKIEYIDIGGGFPSRNRLRGVYLPPELAVPTIDEFAERIASALLSSLRPGDYPKLILESGRAIVDEAGFLITTVHASKRMPDGRKAYVLDAGVNVLFTAFWYHFKIEVDKEVAGPLEPCILYGPLCMNIDVVDDTVYLPPLPRGTRLILSPVGAYNVTQWMQFIRYRPAVVLIGEKGEVELIREREDLSDIVGRERLPERLRLSWE